A region of Trachemys scripta elegans isolate TJP31775 chromosome 24, CAS_Tse_1.0, whole genome shotgun sequence DNA encodes the following proteins:
- the PAFAH1B3 gene encoding platelet-activating factor acetylhydrolase IB subunit gamma: MSDGDKNPASTPTPLADVQGDGRWLALHHRFIADSKDKEPEVVFIGDALVQLLQQFEIWRELFSPLHALNFGLGGDGTQHVLWRLQQGEMQHIRPKIVVVWVGTNNHGHTAEQVAGGIEAIVRLLQQQQPQARVVVLGLLPRGQGPNPLRERNRRVNELLEARLPRLPNACFLDADPGFVHSDGAISHHDMYDYLHLSRHGYARLCPRLHALLLHLLGEGQGAGP, translated from the exons ATGAGTGACGGGGACAAGAACCCGGCGAGCACCCCCACGCCGCTGGCCGACGTGCAGGGGGACGGGCGCTGGCTGGCGctg caccatcGCTTCATCGCGGACAGCAAAGACAAGGAGCCCGAGGTCGTGTTCATCGGGGACGCCCTGGTGCAGCTGCTCCAGCAGTTTGAG ATCTGGCGCGAGCTCTTCTCCCCACTGCACGCGCTCAACTTCGGCCTGGGGGGCGACGGGACGCAGCACGTGCTCTGGAGGCTGCAGCAAGGCgagatgcagcacatccggcccaaG ATCGTGGTCGTCTGGGTGGGCACGAATAACCACGGGCACACGGCCGAGCAGGTGGCGGGCGGCATCGAGGCCATTGTCcggctcctgcagcagcagcagccgcaggCACGCGTGGTGGTGCTG GGCCTGCTGCCCCGCGGCCAGGGCCCCAACCCGCTGCGGGAGCGGAACCGGCGGGTGAACGAGCTGCTGGAGGCCCGGCTGCCGCGGCTGCCCAACGCCTGCTTCCTGGACGCCGACCCCGGCTTCGTGCACTCGGACGGCGCCATCAGCCACCACGACATGTACGACTACCTGCACCTCAGCCGGCACGGCTACGCCCGCCTGTGCCCGCGGCTGCACGCCCTGCTGCTGCACCTGCTGGGGGAGGGCCAGGGGGCCGGGCCCTGA